The window TTTTTTATCAATCTTCAAAATGTCAAACATAGTTTTTGTTAAAAAAATAAGGTTATTAGGGTATTGTTCATTTGGATATTGGATAACAGAATAGATTAGAGATTTATTAGAAAATAACAAACTCATAGTAGGATAAAAAGATTGACTAAGTAAAAGATAGTTCATCTATAATATACTCCAATCTAAAAAATTTAAAATGCACTTCTCTTGAAGATTCATCAAGAATCTTAAAATATATTTCAAGATCAAAGTCCAATAGGTCTTTTAACTTTTCACCCCATTCAAAAAGATGAAAACCTTTTTTTGAAACCATATCAAAGATACCTAAATCATCAATATCTCTAACTTCATCAACGCGGTACATATCGTAATGATAAACTGGAATACTTGCCTTATAAATATTTAAAAATACAAAAGTTGGGCTTTCAACATAGTTCTCTACTCCAAAACCAAGTGAAAAACCCTTAATGAAAGTTGTTTTACCTGCACCAAGTGGCCCCGAAAGAGCAATAAGGAAATTATCCGTTGCACCATAAAGAGCCTTTGCAAGTCTTTTACCAAGTTCAATAGTCTCATCTTCAGAGTATAATTTCAAAAAAAGCTCTTTCACAACTAATAATATAATAAATTTGGTTAATTTCAACAAATTTTTGTATTTGCCAAATACTTCTTTTGCCAAAAAATTCTTAGGAAGATAAACATAGTAAGATTTGCTTGCTTCATTTAAAAAACTAATATTTATTTTTAGGGAGATACTCTATTAAGACTCCAAATTGAATAACAAAAAAAAGAAGACTAATCCTCCATATGGCCTAAAAAAATTGCAAAAGATCGCTCAATTATGGAATTTTTAAAGTATTTGTTATAATACTTGTAGGTGAAAAAATGAAAAAGTTTTTTCTTATGGGAAATTTTTCTAACGAAGAAATTGCTAAAATTATACAGAGTCTA of the Caldisericaceae bacterium genome contains:
- the tsaE gene encoding tRNA (adenosine(37)-N6)-threonylcarbamoyltransferase complex ATPase subunit type 1 TsaE: MKLYSEDETIELGKRLAKALYGATDNFLIALSGPLGAGKTTFIKGFSLGFGVENYVESPTFVFLNIYKASIPVYHYDMYRVDEVRDIDDLGIFDMVSKKGFHLFEWGEKLKDLLDFDLEIYFKILDESSREVHFKFFRLEYIIDELSFT